The genomic region ATTTGtccagggagaaagaaagaatgaaagaggggggggggggaggaaatTGCAGTGTGGGCAGAAATCCGCCTTCTCTATTTCCTGAGGAGGAAGTGGATTAGATCAGGGTGAGAGTTGCAGCCTTCTCCCCACACTCAAAGAAGGCTTCTTTTCTTTTAAACCCTTTTAGCCAGGAGTGTTAGAAACCACCCCACTCTGAATGGGAGAGGTTtgcctctccctgtgtgtctgggTGAATGTTCTTGAAGTGGTGAAgttagttacatttctccatcaCATTGGCGGATTTTCACGTTAATCCTCCCAATTTCCTTTCTGTTAGTTGTCTCATTGTTGAACTATAGAACATGCAAATGAAAAGAAAATAAGCACAGCTGTAAAACACTATTAATTCTACTGTTTGGTTGCACTAGATGTCAGCACTTGAGTGAAGTGGATGACTTTTCAACTCACAATTACATTACATTAATCGTGTTTACTTAATTGTCTTGTGATGTGTCAGCCTCAAGGTCACCCACCTAGCAGACACTAAGAAGCGTAGCAGTGTCATTCAGGCTCACTGCAGTCAGGGTTTCACGCTATTTACTGACGTCACAGCGAGTCGGGTGGGCACTGATGGGGATGTAACATTGAGACACCTGTGCAAAGTGACAAGTTCAAAGAATAGGGAGTGAGTGTCTATGGGAATGTGTATGGAGAGCACAGTTTACATTGAACATGGAAGCTTATTGAGCACGAGAAATCACTTGCTGGGTGACTGAGAATGAAGCCTCTTCTTGGAAACTTGGCTTGCTGCTGTTTTTCTTTGTAAACCTTTCTCAATAGATTGTTTGCTTTGCTCACAGCTGGggttctactgtgtgtgtgtgtgtgtgtgtgtggctgagagtgtgagtgtgtgtgtgtgagaatgtctTTGTGCACAggcatgttggtgtgtgtgtccgcATGTCACTCTGTGAGTaattgtacagtgtgtgtgtgcctgcatattCGTTTGTGGATTCTTTCTGTATGTGTAAAGATGTTTGCGTGCATATCAATGGTGCAGTACAtacaaagggtgtgtgtgtgtgactatgtaTACCCCAGTGCCTTTCAGAGGGGAAATTTCCTGCCCCTGGAAGCCGTTCTCATCCTCAGGAATTTCCTGAGTGGGCAGACTGCGCTTCCTGAATAAATGTTGTTTTTCCCCCCTTCGTTCCCTTTTCTCCCTCTGAAAGGGGAAACTGTTCTCACATGCCAACAGCCAAGTGGAGAGAAGCCCCTTCTCTTCCTGTATGAAACACTCCACATGCCATCATGGAAGGAAGGGGGTTTGGGAGGAAAGTGGAGGTCATAGTTCCCCATCCCAAACCCGACAGGGAGCAAACTGAGCCCACCAGACAGACTGATGCTTAAAAGACATAGCTATGTTGCGGATGCTACCCATTCTCCCTTTTAAAGGGCGACTGCACTTCCTTTGGCTTTGTTTTGACGGTTGCTCAATGGAGACCATGACTGAAGCCAAACCAGAGTTGTCttcggggtgtggtttgatgtgggtgtgttaTGTTTGTATATAGACCCTTTCCAGTACACGACACACTGACAGATGCACGGGGCTCTTGGCTGCAGTAAGTAAGCCATTGCCATCTGTGCCCATTCAACAGCCTAGATTTAGATTTGATTACTTccaaacaaaataactttttgtggTTCTCATACACTTACAATGATGTTTTGATTATAGCTTGAACAGTCGCtaagattatatttggttgtgatctTTGCAAAATAAGTATTTTGGATGCCGCATTTGTTAGCTAGTATGCTAACGCTCATTGACATAGTCTGTAGcaaaagctagccaaagagccattttactggttgaagttgaAGTATTAAAAAAAGAAGTAAAATGCAGTTGATTTGTGATGATGACAAACAATCATGAGCCTTAatccaattataatccaaaagtagtgtgaaatgctatcaaaagcaacatgtaaatgtAGAGGCTTTTTTTTGCTGGCGTTCTATAAGAACTCCCCCGTGTTCTTCCACCAACTTGTGTGTATCGCCCTCGTGAGGCAATGTTTGCAACACAGAAATGGGTCTATTGTACCTTGACAGGTGTTTGTCCCTCCTGAGTCACTGTTGCAACAACAACCACTTACTCAAAATGTTAATTAATTTAGACGGTTTTGCAGAGGTCTTAGTCACGCAATTTTGCATCTAGCATCTagctaaggtgtttggtgcagtaatTCTTAAGTAAAAACATTTGCATGAAAAACTAGTCTGTGCACTGCATACAGTCTATCGAGCCGGGAAAGTCTGACTCCGCGCTCAGGACTGATTTCTGAGAACAATATCTTTACAATATCATCTGCAAGCTGTCAAATTATTGTTAAGAAAGCACAAGCAACATACTGTTTATCAGTGTACAAAATCACTTGCTAACTCTGTGTTTGTCAATGAAGCTAGCAAGTCGAAGCTAGCAAGTGGAAGCTAGACTGCTTATCAAGTCAGTGGAGAGTTGTGTGCTTCGGtgctgttattttttttaaatatatttttttactttctcAGTGTCTATTACCAGAATGTGAGTCTGTCTGGCAGTGTTTAATAGGGAATCGTGTTACGAAACAGGTCGCTGGGGGACACAAGGTGGGTTTCAGAATATTGAAAAGTGGTCTCTGATCTCAATACTCATTTTGCCGAAAAAAGTGGCTGACTTGAGTGATTGACACTATCAAACATCAGGAAGTGGCCACTCTATAGAGGGCTTAGGGTCAAGGGTTATTTCAATGTAACATTGGCGAATCAGTTCTCTTATGTAAACACGTCTGAGATGCTGTGTAATGGGCAGATCTGTTTCACTGTCTGGAGGTTCTGCTGCTATGATTGGATAGAGCGCGTGCAGCTGATGGAGCGCAATCAGTACAGCTGCTGCTCTCGTGTTAGTGGCCATGAATATTGTAATCCATACCCAACCCCCCAGTAAGTCACGACAAACTCATTTACAGAACTCCGTTTTGGATGAGACTGACTTCATGACCAAAATTATCGTATTTACACATTGTAGATATTTTTGACCCTAGAATTCATGTTTCTAACTCATATCGATTCCACATATAACCAACTTTGGTTTTAAACGGCCTAAGGGGCAGTTGACCTTTTTTAAATGAAGAGTCTACTGCAGATTTCATTAGCATAGATGACATGCTAATTTCCATGACATTGTGGTTTAATACAGAATAATTCTGGATTGAACAATGAGGTCAAACTGAGAACAGCTATTCGCTTGAACATCTCTGAAACCTCTAGCAGGGCTGATGTATGTTCCGATTACATCTGTATaattttgggtgaattttggcccattcctcctgacagagctggtgtaactgagtcaggtttgtaggcctccttgctcgcacacgctttttcagttctgcccacaaattttctataggattgaggtcagggctttgtgatggtcactccaataccttgactttgttgtagaGGTTAAAaaactaacgtttaagttccttgctcagaacatatgaaagctggtggttccttttaacatgagtcttcaatattcccaggttagaagtttaggttgtagttattataggactacttctctctataccattttgtatttcatatacctttgactattggatgttctaataggtactttagtattgccagcctaatctcgggagttgatgggcttgaagtcataaacagcgcaatgcttgaaccacagcgaagagctgctggcaaatgcaggaaagtgctgtttgaatgaatgcttacgagcctgctggtgcctagcACCAgtgtcagactgctctatcaaatcatagacttaattataatataataacacacagaaatacgaaccGTAGGTCATTAAATGGTCAAATCTGTAaactatcattttttttttttttcagtgaaaatatggaaccgttccatattttatctaacgggtggcatccctaagtctaaatattgctgttacattgcacaaccttcaatgttatgtcataattctgTACAATTCTGGTAAATTtaattatggtctttgttaggaagaaatggtcttcacacagttcgcaacgatccaggcagcccaaactgctgcatataccctgactgcttgcacagaacacaagagaagtgacaatttccctagttaaaataaattcatgttagcggGCAATATTacctaaatatgcaggtttaaaatatatacttgtgtattgattttaagaaaggcattgatgtttatggttaggtacacattgatgtttatggttaggtacacattggtgcaacgactgTGCTTTtttttttgcgaatgcgcttgttaaatcacccgtttggcgaagtaggttGTGATTCAATGATACATTAataggcaccgcattgattatatgcaacgcaggacaagctagataaactagtaatatcatcaaccatgtgtagttaactagtgattatgttaagatagttttttataagtttaatgctagctagcaccttaccgtggctccttgctgcactggCATAACAgatagtcagcctgccacgcagtctcctcgtggagtgcaatgtaatcggccatgatcggtgtccaaaaatgcagattaccgattgttatgaaaacttgaaatcggccccaattaatcggccattccgatgaatTGGTCGACGtctactttgttgtccttaagccattttgccacaactttggaagtatgcttggggtcattgtccatttggaagaccaatttgcaaccaagctttaacttcctgactgatgtcttgagatgttggttgcttcaatatatccacataatattcctacctcatgatgtcatctattttgtgaagtgcaccagtccctcctgcagcaaagcacccccacaacatgatgctgccacccccgtgcttcacggttgggatggtgttcttcggcttgcaagcctcccccttcttcctccaaacataacgaaggtcattacggccaaacagttctatttttgtttcatcagaccagaagacatttctcaaaagcacgatctttgtccccatgtgcagttggaaaccgtagtctggctttttttatggcggttttggagcagtggcttcttccttgctgagtggcctttcaggttatgtcgatataggactcgttttactgtggatatagatatgtttgtacccgtttcctccagcgtcttcacaaAGCACTTTGccgttgttctgggaatgatttgcacttttcgcaccaaagtacgttaatctctaggagacagaacgtgtctccttcctgagtggtatgatggctgcgtggccccatggtgtttatacttgcgtactatttgtacagatgaatgtggtaccttcaggcgtttggaaattgctcccaaggatgaaccagacttgtggaggtctacatttttttttctgaggtcttggctgatttctttagattttcccatgatgttatgcaaagaggaactgagtttgaaggtaggccttgaaatacatccacatgtacacctccaattgactcaaatgatgtcaattagcctatcagaagcttctaaagccatgacattattttctggaattttccaagctgttgaaagacacagtcaacttgatgtatgtaaacttctgacccactggaattgtgatacagtgaattataattgaagtaatctgtcagtaaacaattgttggaaaaaattacttgtgtcatgcacaaagtagatgtcctaaccgacttgccaaaactatagtttgttaacaagacatttgtggagtggttgaaaaacaagtttcaatgactccaacctaagtgtatgtaaacttctgacttcaactgtatgtgtgtgtgtgtgtgaccttcaATCCTGTAAGCGTCTGTTAACGTGAAACATTGTATTTATTCTAATTTCTTGGTTGTTGTTCTATGGCTCTAAGCTTACATTTCAGAACCAGTGTTCAAAATAAGATTTTAAAAAGCAGTCAGTTGAAACATTCAAGGGCATAGCTGGCCCTGTTTGGTCTGTTTGAACAATAACCTCTATCTAGCATGTACATGTTCAGTGGTCTGTTTACCCAAAGAGAAGGAAAGCATGGTAGCTGGTAGGTGTGCATTTTAAGATTCACAAGTGTAGCTTATGAGGTACAGCATTAGTACAGTACTACTCGTTGCTGCATTTTCTAAAAGAGGGTTGGCCTTCTCATAAAAAAAGCATAAATAGAATCAGTGAAGGCGGGAACCTATTGAAAACAAACTACAGTACATGAGCCAGCTTGCCCCCAATGCGCAACATACTATCAAACAGGTTGCGCAACTTCCTGCCCAATAACCGAGCGTTTGATTGGTCATCTGTTTTCACGCTTGTTTTGACTGGATGAAGTCCAATCTGGCTGCATTTGGAACACACGGTTTCTGATGAGGTGAAGTATGTTGTTTGCATATTGACctggagcgagagaaagagaggaggggatgaagtgaaggacagaagcagggagagtgagagaagagagggtgtgAGTAGGGGAAATGTGTAAGGTGTCACCCTCCATGTCTGACTCACAAGGTCAAAAGGCCTCCCTTTTCCTCCGACTCTGCATGATGAAAAGCTATTTTCAGTCAAGAATGAAAGAGCAATATCAGCCTCTCATTCAAGAGGTGAATGACTAGAGAGAGGAAACGTACTTGATGTTTTGACCAAAGTCCTGAGCTGTCAAAAGCATGTGCAAACTTCTATAGCATTTACAGTACAGCACTACATGTACAAAACATATTTTGTTATTCATTCCAGGTAAACCTGTACACACACTACTGGTCAGACATTTAGCGGTCTACACAATGGACACATATTTCCCCTGAATGTTCTGTTTTGCCGAGAGAGGAGTTAAAGAGGTTGTGGGGTTGTGGAGGGTAACAACGAAACAAGATAGCAGTGATCTCATCCGTTCTCTCCTTCAATCATCCCATGCGCTTACGAGTTGCCCCGGCAACAGCgtgcatcactgtgtgtgtgtgtgcgcgtgcgggGGCCTGCAAATCCACAGAGTGAAAATTATGTGTCATCAGAGAGGATTAGTAGCCCATGGTTTAGTCAAGGGCCTTTCGGGTGGATTCGCCGGTCGTGTTCGAGAGTGTTTCATCCCATACACAAACAGACTGCACACCAGAAACCCGAGATGGTGTCCAACAAAGACACGGATGGTGAAACGAGAGCGGGGGCTGAAATTGATTTGATCATGAACACTGAAACAATAAATCTGCAGGTTCTTACACAACTGAAATGTGAACAGGATTGGGCAAAAAGGGAAACTTCTCTGAGCCTGTGAGGGACAGAGTAAGATGTAGGGCTAATCAAAAAGGCACGGTCACTCTCTTTCCTCACGCTCTTTTTCTGGCTGCCtcagcttgtctctctctctgtgtgtgtgtgtgtgtgtgtgtgtgtttgtgtctgctgACTCTTAATATCCGTTTCTCTTCCTGTTGGTCTTCTTTTTTCTACCACTTCTCCGTTATTGTTTCTGGTTCCCATCACtatctctgtcctcccctccctgctctatccttttctctctctctgctctctactttGCTGCTGACTGTTGATAAACCTCACAGCGTTGCTCCCTAACCTTACCGCAGGAAGTTTCCTGTGCTGAAACGGAGCCCATGCTGGATCGCTTCCTGCCCAAGTGCGTTGTGGGACACGTTTGTTTGGgcctccctcccccactccttcCTCCGCTGGGCCCTGTGCAGATGGCTTGGTCCGGCAGGCCGGATCTCAGAGGAGTTTTGGCAGCGTTGTGCCTtccctcttttgctctctctttcccctctctcaatCCAGCCCTGGAGAGAACATACCACTGCAGTGACCTCACAACCAGGTCCTCCCTGCATGCTGTACGCATCACTAAGGTCACGTGATTAAGGGGTCACCCGTAGGCGACACAGCTGGTGGATGCTAAGCATATGGTAATTAGATCTGTTCTCTTGTTAGGTGCTACCGGTAACTTACTGATGGTGTTTGTTCTCACCATGGCAGTCAATGGCATGGTCGGTTGTTCAATCTAAAATCTAGAGCTGTCATTAGAAAAATAAATCTAGATTGAAAGGATATGAAAACATATTTCATTGGGTCATTCTAAAATCCCTACATACAATGGGCTGTAGTCCTCATGTTATTCTTGAACACCGGTATCCAACTGTTGTATGATTTACACCTTTACTCATAAAAGTGCTCTTTACTTGTCATATGTGACCCATCGGGGGCCAATTGGCCCCTGATTGAAAATCCAGCTCAACCAGATGCATGGCCCCTGTGACAATCTGTAGTATTTTTCACAGACTGGTTCTGGCTTGACTGTTTGTGGAGACTATGTAAGTAGACCCTGTGTAGTGATGGAATGGGCCACataaaacattccattacacatCAGGTTCTTCACTGGCTATATAGTTATGTCCATCTGCTATATTCTAGATGAACTTCCCTTCACAAGTCTACCACAAGCCCTGCCaatgtctcttctctctatctgaATATGGAAGGGAAATGGGAAACTGGCAGTCTACGAGACGTTTCTTTTTATTTGGATTGTTCCCTGTATAAAACGTCCTTTGTTTGACGAGTGGGGGGGGGAGCGATCGCTCTGAAACCACGCACGGGTTCCGATTACTCCTGTGACAGTGACATTGCGCGCGCCGCTGGCCAAAGATAACAGCTGTCCCATTCCAAGAGGAAGTGTTTGAGGCCTGGTGATAAGTGAGACGTAGAAACTGCTGCCCTTTGTCTGGTGTACGCGTGATGGATggtggtttggtgtgtgtgtgtgtgtgtgtgtgtgaggtgaagCACAGCGATACTGTAAATCTGTTCACAGGTTAAAGGTTAGAGCCTAGTATGAATGTAAATATAGGCCACCCAGTACCCAATTAAGTCATCTAGATCAGGGCTCTCCAAtgctgttcctggagagataccctcctgctACAGACAAAGAAACAATTCCTGACAAACAACAATGACTTTTCTGTCAATGATTTATGTGCTAAACATCTAGTACTCTCAATTGCAATACGATGAGCAAGACTGGAAAAACAATACGACTTCACTCATATGCCGTATAAACCCATTGTAAGGCTTTCTAGCTGATATGAATTACATGCGGTTTACTTTCTAGACATCCACTACTCTCTGATTCCCGCACTCACCCACACCATTGTTTTCCCTTTGAATACTATTGTATTGTCCATGTGTGGGTTGAACGAAAAATGTaatgttatttaatttttttatgatGTCAGTTTCCTAAATTTATGAATGGAATGCACCTCCAGGTTTGAATCAACCACATTGTTATTGTTTAGGTTACAAGGAACAAGTTTATCATTTTCTAAGTAATGGTGTCGGACACACATTTGTGGTGAGTGTTGATTCCTGGGCTATTGCTCATTGCAGTCAGTCACTAATGCGTTTGGGCGATCCATCAGTGCAGATGTTTCGCTCTCGTAAGTTCCCACGGCAGTGAAAGAAAGAGCCTGCAGGGTGAAAAACGTCAGAGCTGTTTCCTTTGGTATTCCTCAGTGTGTCCTTGCCATTTATTCACTATGTGTTCGTGTATAAATACATGTGTATTAGACTAATCTACCTTTTAGACTGACTGAGAAAAGACACAGGTTTTCCTTTGCAATCTACCAAGGTTAACTTGGTACTGACAAACATGAAGCAAATATGAaatgaacatactgtatgtgagtaCGCCTGACTGAAGTTAACTCTTATTCGACACCTCCATTCCTGCACTCTGCTTATCTCCCCTCAtaccctccccccttctccccccccctctccgctAATCTTCAAATCAATCCCTCTTACTTTGATCTCCTTCCCTCATTTCCCTTTTTACTGCCacctctgtctccttcctccctctctctcccttttctccttccTTTTACTTCCCCCGGTCTCCCTCCTTGCCAACACTTTCTTCTcatttccctcctctcccccctcgctCCCTCCACCCCCAGGCCTGCAGCCGGTGTTCTGGAGCAGGGAGGACGTGGGCCAGTGGTTGCGCTGGGCCGAGAGGGAGTTTGCCCTGCGTCCCAACACCAGTGGCAGTTTCCAGATGAACGGCAAGGCCCTGCTCCTCCTCACCAAGGAGGACTTCCGCTACCGGTCGCCCCACTCCGGTACGCCCACCTCCCACGCCACTGCCCTTATTAATTCAAACGGTTGCTATGTTATTAGAACACGTTTTTTTCTAACAACATGCTCATGTTTAACAATAATGCATTTTGAAGGGGGAATGACTTTGGAGAAATGGCACACTGACCTAAGATAATGGCCATGTGTCTAGAGCATAAAATGAGTGTCTTTTGATAGACCTTTAGCCTATATTTGTCAAATATGTTGATAGATCTGCTCAGCTGGAAGAAAGCAAGCGGAAGAGCAATATCAGGTGACTCAGCAGCTTCCTTAGTGGCGTTGCGGTCTGTCTTTGTTGTTGGGGGCAGGCAGTAGGAGACTGGTTGGGTAAACGGCCGATCAGGAAGTGCAAACCAAACTCAACCGTCACCTGCTAACACCAGGAATTTCCCCTGCAGTGCCGTGTTAAACAGCAGGGCCAGAAAGTGAGAACTGAAAGGGGTTtatgtgtgcaagtgtgtgtgcctgtggcgTCTTCACTTCCTTTATGAGAACTATTTCCTTGATGATCTGACGGGAAGCCTCGCAAATTGAAGTGAAAAAACTCCCTCCATTCTATTGATTCTCTTTGAGGGAAATACTCTCTCAGAGCCCTTCATATACAGGTAGCAAGTTAAATCTTTCAGGGTGGCTTAATAATACAATTTTTTACACATTGAGCATAAACCATGTTATGCTAATGCCATCTCTGTTGTAGAAGATACTACAGGCTTTTGTTCATATTGTCTGACACAGTCAACCGTGCCTTAGCACAGGAATCTTGGAGGTGCTACAAAGTGAGTCACATGGTTGGTTTATGACTAGACTTGCCATTAGGATTCTGTCACGTCCATGACCACCTCAAGTAGGCTGCTTTGTAGGAGAACAGATGAGGTATGGAAGTTACCAAGCAATAATATAAAGTCTTGAACTGCCTCTTGGCAGGCTGACTCATTAGCAACACTATGACTCTTGTCTTGGTCTGTTGGCCTCATTTACCATCTGTTTGGTCCAGACCATGTTTTTAAACTCCAGTAAAGATCTCTGGTCGGAGCCTGATCCTTTTGATGACATTGATTGACAGCTGCTGCCCTGTCTATGGGGTGCACCATTGGAGGGGCTCATACGCTAACATCTGACCTCTAACCACTGACCTGTGTATCCTGCAGGGGACGTCCTGTACGAGCTGCTGCAGCACATCCTGAAGCAGAGGAAGCCGCACGCCTCCTACCCCTCCGCCTACTTCCCCGGCAACTCCTTCCACCCTCTGCCAGAGGGTGCTCTCCAGCACCACAAACTGGAAGGTCAGtgatgttcagtagggcacactgtagcaaaaggCTTTGTAATGGCAAATGTAAATCTGTGTTCAGACAAGTTCAGGTTATACATTACATTTCACTGTCCCTACTGAACACCAGCCTGATGATGTTCTTGAGATCACACTTACTGAAGGAAGCAGCAAaacaccctgcataccactgctggcttgcttcttaagctaagcagggtcagtcctggtcagtccctggatgggagaccagatgctgctggaagtggtgttggagggccactGCCCTGCCACTCCCAATGCCCCAggccagtgattggggacactgccctgtggagggtgccgtctttcggatgggacgttaaacgggtgtcttgactctctgcggtcattaaagatcccatggcatttATCGTAAGAgcggctaaattcccaatctggccatcaaaccatcatggtcacctaataatccccagtttacaattggctcattcatccccctcctctcccctgtaactattccccaggtcgttgctgcaaatgagaatgtgttctcagtcaatttacctggtaaaataacagataaataaataaaaaggaagAATAGAGAGAGGTGATTACAGGAGCGCATTGAATGGGGGGGGATGCAGTGGCATTGAGTTCAATATCCTTAGGATGGCTGTTCATTATTGTAACATGATCTTAGAGAGCCAGTCCAATTGGAAAGCATTTCTCAGACCAATCTGAAATCAACTTATTAGCCCATGGGGGGGAAAGACAACATTTGAGGCCCATTATGGAGTGGAATATTGAACGCGTCACTTTCCTGACAATATTATTTTGTTATTCATCCAACTTTTCTGCCAGAAGGATTTCACAATTCTGTTCTTGTCTAGGGGAATTTGTCGTGAGTAATTTCCCCTGAAGAACCCAACTGATCTGACTTCTTCTGTTTCACAGGAGTTACTCAACAATCTTATACAGTTGCTTCAATTCAAGTATTTAATTACACATGATCAGAGAAAATCAGTTGGTCATGTAGCAATACAATTGCAAGAAAGCATCGCAAGTATGCTTTAAGTGAATCTGACAAAAGTAACAAGTGGTGCAATGGTCTACTCTAGACTCTAGAGAGAGGTGTTTAAGTCTCTTTTTACTATCCACCTGAAAAGAGGAAGGACTTCACCTTCTTTGTGCTACACTTTGGACTCCTTTCACTGGAATGGTTAGAAtgaaatgagaggagaggtgtTGACATTGAAACCTGCTCCACAAGGAAATGCTTCTATATTTAAACAACCTTTGGTCTAGGAGTTGATTATCTACAGTTCCTCATCTCTACATGTTTTATAGGGGAAGTGATTGGGTTAGATGATTCAGATGCTCAGGACTTCCTTGTTGTTCGGTATGCTAGTTATGGTATGCAGAAGCAAAGATATTTATTTCTTGCTTAGAGGCAAAGCATACTAGCTATTCACATGTTAACACTAAGTAAATGTGTACTCAACATGTTGTAATGTTCTACCCAGTAGAGGGCAGTCCAAACCAATCACTAATAATCTACCACCCACATACATTGAGACATGATGAAGTTTGTAAATGTGTGTAGTGACATCTACTGGACATCATGTAAATATGTTGGAAACATATATCctaggggctgcaggtagcctagcggttagagcgttgggccagtaaccgaaagggtgCTGGATCGGGGGttaggttaaatgcggaagactcattttagttgaaggcattcagttgtacaactgactaggtatcctcctttcccCTTTATGCAGAAACGGTACGGCGAACACCACGTGGTACAGAGCCCCAACCCCAGCACCCACCCACCATTGAGCTCCGACACCGCTCCCGCTCTCCTCCCCGCCTCTCCCCCCTGGACCCAAACTACCCACGCCCTGGTGCCGAGGACCACCTCCAGACGTCCTCCCAGCTGCCCGACAGCAACCACCACCTGCCCGAGGACTTGTACACTCTGTCGGTGTCCCCGGCTGCCCCTAACGGCCGCTGTGCCACGCCCCGCGAAGCCCCCTGCCCAGGCAGCCCCGGGTGCCAGGACGCTGCCCCCCCTCGTGTCATCCAGCTCATGCCCAGCGCCATCATGCACCCCCTGCTGCTTAGCCCAGGGAGAGGAGGTGTCGCTGGAGACTTCAGGCACGGTCGTGGGGGGCCACCACTTCAGGCCCCCCATGAAAATGGGCGTGAGGGGAAGGGCCACATCCAGCTG from Oncorhynchus kisutch isolate 150728-3 linkage group LG9, Okis_V2, whole genome shotgun sequence harbors:
- the LOC109896690 gene encoding transcription factor ETV6-like isoform X2, with amino-acid sequence MSESPSQIITKERSSFSPSSASPLPNSTSSPVHAPTARPASRMEDEPARLPVHLRLQPVFWSREDVGQWLRWAEREFALRPNTSGSFQMNGKALLLLTKEDFRYRSPHSGDVLYELLQHILKQRKPHASYPSAYFPGNSFHPLPEGALQHHKLEETVRRTPRGTEPQPQHPPTIELRHRSRSPPRLSPLDPNYPRPGAEDHLQTSSQLPDSNHHLPEDLYTLSVSPAAPNGRCATPREAPCPGSPGCQDAAPPRVIQLMPSAIMHPLLLSPGRGGVAGDFRHGRGGPPLQAPHENGREGKGHIQLALAHHQQHALHQQEEALYRNHHVIVPISPPEEQAMPIGRIADCRLLWDYVYQLLSDSRYENYIRWEDTETKVFRIMDPNGLARLWGNHKNRTNMTYEKMSRALRHYYKLNIIRKEPGQRLLFRFMKTPDEIMSGQTDRLEHIESDTDDQIYIKEEC
- the LOC109896690 gene encoding transcription factor ETV6-like isoform X3 — encoded protein: MQERSSFSPSSASPLPNSTSSPVHAPTARPASRMEDEPARLPVHLRLQPVFWSREDVGQWLRWAEREFALRPNTSGSFQMNGKALLLLTKEDFRYRSPHSGDVLYELLQHILKQRKPHASYPSAYFPGNSFHPLPEGALQHHKLEETVRRTPRGTEPQPQHPPTIELRHRSRSPPRLSPLDPNYPRPGAEDHLQTSSQLPDSNHHLPEDLYTLSVSPAAPNGRCATPREAPCPGSPGCQDAAPPRVIQLMPSAIMHPLLLSPGRGGVAGDFRHGRGGPPLQAPHENGREGKGHIQLALAHHQQHALHQQEEALYRNHHVIVPISPPEEQAMPIGRIADCRLLWDYVYQLLSDSRYENYIRWEDTETKVFRIMDPNGLARLWGNHKNRTNMTYEKMSRALRHYYKLNIIRKEPGQRLLFRFMKTPDEIMSGQTDRLEHIESDTDDQIYIKEEC
- the LOC109896690 gene encoding transcription factor ETV6-like isoform X5; its protein translation is MHGALGCSLQPVFWSREDVGQWLRWAEREFALRPNTSGSFQMNGKALLLLTKEDFRYRSPHSGDVLYELLQHILKQRKPHASYPSAYFPGNSFHPLPEGALQHHKLEETVRRTPRGTEPQPQHPPTIELRHRSRSPPRLSPLDPNYPRPGAEDHLQTSSQLPDSNHHLPEDLYTLSVSPAAPNGRCATPREAPCPGSPGCQDAAPPRVIQLMPSAIMHPLLLSPGRGGVAGDFRHGRGGPPLQAPHENGREGKGHIQLALAHHQQHALHQQEEALYRNHHVIVPISPPEEQAMPIGRIADCRLLWDYVYQLLSDSRYENYIRWEDTETKVFRIMDPNGLARLWGNHKNRTNMTYEKMSRALRHYYKLNIIRKEPGQRLLFRFMKTPDEIMSGQTDRLEHIESDTDDQIYIKEEC
- the LOC109896690 gene encoding transcription factor ETV6-like isoform X1, with protein sequence MSESPSQIITKQERSSFSPSSASPLPNSTSSPVHAPTARPASRMEDEPARLPVHLRLQPVFWSREDVGQWLRWAEREFALRPNTSGSFQMNGKALLLLTKEDFRYRSPHSGDVLYELLQHILKQRKPHASYPSAYFPGNSFHPLPEGALQHHKLEETVRRTPRGTEPQPQHPPTIELRHRSRSPPRLSPLDPNYPRPGAEDHLQTSSQLPDSNHHLPEDLYTLSVSPAAPNGRCATPREAPCPGSPGCQDAAPPRVIQLMPSAIMHPLLLSPGRGGVAGDFRHGRGGPPLQAPHENGREGKGHIQLALAHHQQHALHQQEEALYRNHHVIVPISPPEEQAMPIGRIADCRLLWDYVYQLLSDSRYENYIRWEDTETKVFRIMDPNGLARLWGNHKNRTNMTYEKMSRALRHYYKLNIIRKEPGQRLLFRFMKTPDEIMSGQTDRLEHIESDTDDQIYIKEEC